A genomic segment from Lignipirellula cremea encodes:
- a CDS encoding type II secretion system F family protein — protein sequence MGVSYDAGIDLREVWGREVRSARNAPAFQEIAEQIGEGAGLADAMRRRKGYFPRLFVEMVDLGEQTGRLGQVLMKLADHYEHLLRLRRNFLMAIAWPMLQLGAAILVIGGLIWALKALADMDLLGWGLSAGASALVFWLLALAVGALLLTPIYGLSKGWFGMAPLAVAYRVPFLGRNLEMLALSRMAWAMSMANDAGMDAQRMMLLSINATGSPRYTHYIPEVQEQLSLGRPVYESLERTGVFPADFINAVETGEASGMLAENMAHTGEQYREQSQTRSGGLAMLAGFVVWGIIALFMIWVIIYLFQSLYLGPMYDAMQPI from the coding sequence ATGGGCGTATCTTACGATGCCGGGATCGATCTCCGGGAAGTGTGGGGTCGGGAAGTCCGCTCGGCGCGGAACGCCCCGGCCTTCCAGGAAATTGCCGAGCAGATCGGCGAAGGCGCCGGTCTGGCCGATGCCATGCGACGGCGGAAAGGCTACTTCCCCCGGCTGTTCGTCGAAATGGTCGATCTGGGCGAGCAGACCGGCCGTCTGGGCCAGGTGCTGATGAAGCTGGCCGACCATTACGAGCATCTGCTCCGGCTGCGACGCAACTTCCTGATGGCGATCGCCTGGCCGATGCTCCAGCTGGGCGCCGCGATCCTGGTCATCGGCGGCCTGATCTGGGCGCTCAAAGCGCTGGCCGACATGGACCTGCTGGGCTGGGGACTGTCGGCAGGAGCCAGCGCCCTGGTGTTCTGGCTGCTGGCCCTGGCAGTGGGCGCCCTGCTGCTCACGCCCATTTATGGTCTGAGCAAAGGCTGGTTCGGCATGGCGCCTTTGGCGGTCGCCTATCGCGTGCCGTTCCTGGGCCGCAACCTGGAGATGCTCGCCCTGTCGCGGATGGCCTGGGCCATGAGCATGGCGAACGACGCCGGCATGGACGCCCAGCGGATGATGCTCCTGTCCATCAACGCCACCGGCTCGCCACGGTATACCCATTATATTCCCGAGGTGCAGGAGCAGCTGAGCCTGGGCCGCCCGGTCTACGAATCGCTGGAGCGGACGGGCGTCTTTCCGGCGGACTTTATCAACGCCGTAGAGACGGGAGAAGCCTCCGGCATGCTGGCGGAAAATATGGCCCACACAGGCGAGCAGTACCGCGAGCAATCCCAGACCCGCAGCGGCGGCCTGGCGATGCTGGCCGGCTTCGTTGTCTGGGGGATCATCGCCTTGTTCATGATCTGGGTGATTATCTACCTGTTCCAGTCGCTCTACCTGGGGCCCATGTACGACGCCATGCAACCGATTTAA
- a CDS encoding low molecular weight phosphatase family protein: MPLTSTLHLYADSRIAEFDRIEDRRRALLQEMSQVLRADWQAGRTLRLVFICTHNSRRSHIAQLWAAVAADYYDVHPVETWSGGSEATAFNPRAVEALRDAGFSIEGDAAQENPRYQVKFGGDKLLECFSKKYDAPPNPSEQFYAIMTCSEADQACPVVLGSLKRFALTYEDPKEADDTPEEADRYKERVAQIGREILYLFSRIVE; the protein is encoded by the coding sequence ATGCCTTTAACTTCGACCCTTCATCTATACGCTGACAGCCGCATTGCAGAGTTCGATCGGATCGAAGACCGACGTCGAGCGCTGCTGCAGGAAATGTCCCAGGTACTGCGGGCGGACTGGCAGGCAGGCCGCACGCTGCGACTGGTGTTCATCTGCACGCACAATTCGCGGCGGAGCCACATCGCCCAGTTATGGGCTGCGGTCGCTGCGGATTATTACGACGTGCACCCCGTAGAAACCTGGTCGGGTGGATCGGAAGCGACGGCCTTCAACCCGCGGGCGGTGGAAGCGCTCCGCGACGCGGGGTTCTCCATTGAAGGAGACGCCGCCCAGGAGAATCCTCGCTACCAGGTAAAGTTTGGCGGCGATAAGTTGCTGGAATGCTTTTCCAAAAAGTACGACGCACCGCCAAATCCGTCGGAACAGTTTTACGCCATCATGACATGCTCGGAGGCCGATCAGGCCTGCCCGGTGGTGCTTGGTTCGCTCAAGCGATTCGCCCTGACGTACGAGGATCCGAAAGAGGCGGACGACACGCCCGAAGAAGCGGACCGTTACAAGGAACGGGTCGCGCAGATCGGCCGCGAGATTCTCTACCTGTTTTCGCGCATCGTTGAGTAA
- a CDS encoding multiheme c-type cytochrome, whose translation MPLRPRLYQQLLLFAVAALALTAGWSLVDQPAEFAVAAPHTITRRPHPFDPDWLEVQNILRNKCTQCHRAGTDRTDFTTYQSLIEAKQDGEDKIVVPGDPKDSVLYSYVAWNVNAKGGSDLPDSPEMPPEKHEWLSAGQLATVKRWIENGALQYCLPQTCNITPLMESDFPSARQCAGCHPKQYEEWSRSMHAYAQHSPVFEAFNLTLVERTGGTIGTFCSRCHTPIGTALGENESVRNVHRSQLSMEGVSCVVCHRRSHRQYKSSGRVTIDPGSLEEVCVYGPFDDPVSKDHHAHKAAGLPYIKSSQFCGECHDVTNPAGVRLEEAFSEWQNSPAARQGVTCQSCHMGEDPGIPTPDHERPLGVAAVLEDVAESKLPQRRLTDHTFAGPDYSLLPDTEFPHRLDWMYEQDYRDEKNLTPYQQATLRDLRKRNREQLDKATELRHRLLRNSMKMDVAAPLCAKPGEKIGIAVDVSSLITGHNIPTGFTAERQVWVHIEVRDHQDRLVFASGDLDSNGDLRDDHSHDVLTGKAAIDFHLMNFQSKFVALTNKGTERSVVISVNRHLMPVNVLRPAPFPSASFGRPPTFRVSKGSLRPLETRTKVFPVVMPPCVGPCTVSVKLNFRHLPPSLLDHIGTPHLKHLLEIVEIESHQSVIEVTP comes from the coding sequence ATGCCATTGAGGCCCCGACTTTATCAGCAACTCCTGCTTTTTGCAGTCGCCGCCCTGGCATTGACTGCCGGCTGGTCCCTCGTGGATCAGCCTGCTGAGTTCGCCGTCGCCGCGCCGCATACGATCACAAGGCGGCCGCATCCCTTCGATCCTGACTGGCTCGAAGTGCAAAACATTCTGCGCAACAAGTGCACGCAATGTCATCGCGCCGGAACCGATCGCACTGACTTTACCACTTACCAGTCGCTGATCGAGGCAAAGCAGGACGGTGAAGATAAGATTGTCGTACCGGGCGATCCGAAAGATTCGGTCCTGTATTCCTACGTGGCGTGGAATGTGAACGCCAAGGGAGGCAGCGACCTGCCGGACTCGCCCGAGATGCCGCCGGAGAAGCATGAGTGGCTTTCGGCCGGGCAGCTGGCCACCGTGAAGCGCTGGATCGAAAACGGCGCGTTGCAGTACTGCCTGCCCCAGACCTGTAACATTACGCCGCTGATGGAATCTGATTTTCCGTCGGCCCGGCAATGCGCCGGCTGCCACCCCAAGCAGTACGAAGAGTGGTCGCGGTCGATGCATGCGTATGCGCAGCACAGCCCCGTTTTTGAGGCGTTCAATCTGACGCTGGTCGAACGGACCGGCGGCACGATTGGCACCTTCTGTTCACGCTGCCATACGCCGATAGGAACGGCCCTGGGCGAGAACGAATCGGTGCGGAACGTCCACCGCTCGCAATTGTCCATGGAAGGCGTCTCCTGCGTGGTGTGTCATCGACGCAGCCATCGCCAGTACAAATCCAGCGGCCGCGTCACGATTGATCCAGGCTCGCTGGAAGAGGTGTGCGTGTACGGTCCGTTCGACGATCCCGTTTCCAAAGACCACCACGCCCACAAGGCGGCTGGCTTGCCGTACATCAAAAGTTCGCAGTTCTGCGGCGAGTGCCACGACGTGACCAATCCGGCGGGCGTGCGGCTGGAAGAGGCTTTTTCTGAATGGCAAAACAGCCCCGCCGCCAGGCAAGGGGTCACCTGCCAGTCGTGCCACATGGGAGAGGACCCCGGCATTCCCACGCCCGATCATGAACGTCCGCTGGGCGTCGCCGCCGTGCTGGAAGATGTCGCCGAGAGCAAACTGCCGCAGCGACGCCTGACCGACCATACGTTCGCCGGTCCCGACTATTCGTTGCTGCCGGACACCGAATTCCCGCATCGACTCGACTGGATGTACGAGCAGGACTATCGCGATGAGAAAAATCTTACACCGTACCAGCAAGCCACGTTGCGGGACCTGCGCAAGCGAAACCGTGAGCAACTGGACAAGGCGACCGAGTTGCGACATCGCCTGTTGCGGAACTCGATGAAAATGGATGTCGCCGCCCCGTTGTGCGCTAAGCCCGGGGAAAAGATCGGCATTGCCGTTGATGTTTCCAGCCTGATCACCGGGCATAACATTCCGACCGGCTTTACCGCCGAGCGGCAAGTCTGGGTGCATATCGAAGTCCGCGATCACCAGGATCGCCTGGTTTTCGCCTCGGGCGACCTCGATAGCAACGGCGACCTGCGCGACGACCACAGCCACGATGTACTGACCGGCAAGGCGGCGATCGACTTCCACCTGATGAACTTCCAAAGCAAGTTTGTCGCCTTGACCAACAAGGGAACCGAACGATCGGTTGTGATCAGTGTGAATCGGCACTTGATGCCGGTGAACGTATTGCGGCCGGCCCCCTTCCCTTCTGCGTCGTTCGGTCGTCCGCCGACGTTCCGGGTTTCCAAGGGCAGTCTGCGCCCGCTGGAAACCCGCACAAAAGTTTTCCCCGTGGTGATGCCCCCATGTGTCGGTCCCTGTACGGTCAGCGTCAAGCTGAACTTTCGGCATTTGCCGCCGTCGCTGCTCGACCACATCGGTACGCCGCACCTGAAGCACCTGTTGGAAATTGTCGAAATCGAAAGCCATCAGTCAGTCATCGAGGTGACGCCATGA